A window of the Kosakonia radicincitans DSM 16656 genome harbors these coding sequences:
- a CDS encoding DUF2509 family protein — MNRQRGMSSLALVLLLLVLGSLMLNGLNQQLSSHLWRVNREIHGLRNIAEIHSAMAWAQHQVWPSQPLLQCRQPSGAGWRSCLRIFSDGSALLIVANEEDVLWHLGAVSGGNIRFLPHGWSDFCPLNEVALCLLP; from the coding sequence ATGAATCGTCAACGGGGAATGTCATCGCTGGCACTGGTATTGCTGCTACTGGTGCTCGGAAGCCTGATGCTGAATGGCCTGAATCAGCAACTTTCCAGCCATTTGTGGCGCGTAAATCGTGAGATTCACGGATTACGCAATATTGCTGAAATCCACTCGGCGATGGCGTGGGCGCAACATCAGGTATGGCCATCGCAACCCTTGTTACAGTGTCGGCAACCTTCTGGCGCGGGTTGGCGCAGTTGTCTGCGCATTTTCAGCGATGGTTCCGCGTTGCTGATCGTTGCGAACGAAGAGGATGTACTGTGGCATCTGGGGGCAGTAAGCGGTGGTAATATCCGCTTTTTGCCGCATGGCTGGAGTGATTTTTGTCCGCTAAACGAGGTGGCGCTATGTCTGCTTCCCTGA
- the ptsP gene encoding phosphoenolpyruvate--protein phosphotransferase encodes MLTRLREIVEKVASAPRLNEALEILVTDVCLAMETEVCSVYLADHDRRCFYLMATRGLKKPRGRTVTLAFDQGIVGLVGRLAEPINLADAQKHPSFKYIPAVKEERFRAFLGVPIIQRRQLLGVLVVQQRELRQYNESEESFLVTLATQVAGILSQSQLNALFGQYRQTRIRALPASPGVAIAEGWMDQTLPLMEQVYPASTLDTSLERERLTSALEEAANEFRRYSKRFSAGAQKETAAIFDLYSHLLSDARLRRELFEEVDRGVVAEWAVKTVIESFAEQFAALSDGYLKERAGDLRTLGQRLLFHLDDNIQGPNTWPERFVLVADELSATTLAELPHDRLVGVVVRDGAANSHAAIMVRALGIPTVMGADIQPSALHRRTLIVDGYRGELLVDPEPVLLQEYQRLITEENELSRLAEDDVNLAAQLKSGERVKVMLNAGLSPEHEEKLGSRIDGIGLYRTEIPFMLQSGFPSEEEQVAQYQGMLQMFNDKPVTLRTLDIGADKQLPYMPISEENPCLGWRGIRITLDQPEIFLVQVRAMLRANAATGNLSILLPMITSIDEVDEAKRLIERAGREVEEMIGYAIPRPRIGVMLEVPSMVFMLSHLASRVDFISIGTNDLTQYILAVDRNNTRVATMYDSLHPAVLRALSMVATEAERLGIDLCLCGEMAGDPMCVAVLIGLGYRHLSMNGRSVARIKYLLRRIDAEEAQVLANRTLEAQLTAEVRHQIAAFMERRGLGGLIRGGI; translated from the coding sequence ATGCTCACCCGACTGCGAGAAATAGTTGAGAAAGTTGCCAGCGCGCCGCGTCTTAACGAAGCGCTGGAGATACTGGTTACCGACGTGTGTCTGGCGATGGAAACCGAAGTATGCTCGGTCTATCTTGCAGATCACGACAGGCGCTGTTTTTATCTGATGGCGACGCGCGGCTTAAAAAAGCCGCGTGGCCGCACTGTCACGCTCGCATTCGATCAGGGGATCGTGGGCCTGGTTGGCCGACTGGCGGAGCCTATCAACCTTGCCGATGCGCAGAAACATCCCAGCTTTAAATATATTCCTGCGGTAAAAGAGGAGCGTTTTCGCGCGTTTCTCGGCGTACCAATTATCCAGCGTCGTCAGTTGCTTGGCGTACTGGTTGTGCAGCAGCGTGAGCTGCGCCAGTACAATGAAAGCGAAGAGTCCTTTCTGGTCACACTGGCTACCCAGGTCGCCGGGATCCTTTCCCAGTCACAATTAAATGCCTTGTTTGGTCAGTATCGGCAGACTCGTATTCGCGCGCTGCCTGCTTCGCCGGGGGTTGCCATTGCCGAAGGTTGGATGGATCAAACCCTGCCGTTGATGGAGCAGGTTTATCCGGCATCGACGCTGGATACCTCGCTTGAGCGTGAAAGGCTGACCAGCGCGCTGGAAGAGGCTGCCAACGAATTCCGCCGTTACAGCAAGCGTTTTTCCGCCGGTGCGCAAAAAGAGACGGCGGCGATTTTCGATCTCTATTCCCACCTGCTCTCCGATGCGCGTTTGCGCCGTGAGCTGTTCGAAGAAGTGGACAGAGGCGTGGTGGCCGAATGGGCGGTGAAAACGGTGATTGAAAGTTTCGCCGAACAGTTTGCCGCGCTCAGCGATGGTTATCTGAAAGAACGGGCCGGCGATCTCCGGACCCTCGGCCAGCGTCTGCTGTTCCACCTTGATGACAATATTCAGGGGCCGAATACCTGGCCGGAGCGCTTTGTGCTGGTCGCCGATGAGCTTTCGGCGACAACGCTGGCAGAGTTGCCGCACGATCGGCTGGTGGGCGTAGTGGTGCGCGACGGTGCCGCCAACTCTCATGCCGCGATCATGGTGCGCGCGCTTGGCATTCCGACGGTGATGGGGGCGGATATCCAGCCTTCTGCGCTGCATCGCCGTACGCTGATTGTCGATGGTTACCGCGGCGAATTGCTGGTGGATCCGGAACCGGTTCTGCTACAGGAATACCAGCGTCTCATCACTGAGGAAAATGAGCTCAGCCGTCTCGCCGAAGATGATGTCAATCTGGCGGCGCAGCTTAAAAGCGGCGAGCGGGTGAAAGTGATGCTGAATGCTGGCTTAAGCCCGGAGCATGAAGAGAAACTCGGCAGCCGCATCGACGGTATCGGGCTGTACCGCACTGAAATTCCCTTTATGCTGCAAAGCGGCTTTCCGTCGGAAGAGGAGCAGGTGGCGCAATATCAGGGCATGCTGCAAATGTTCAACGACAAGCCGGTAACGCTGCGTACGCTGGATATTGGCGCCGATAAACAACTGCCCTATATGCCCATCAGCGAGGAAAATCCCTGTCTTGGCTGGCGAGGCATTCGTATTACGCTCGATCAGCCGGAAATTTTCCTCGTGCAGGTGCGCGCCATGCTGCGCGCTAATGCGGCGACCGGCAACCTCAGTATTCTGCTGCCGATGATCACCAGCATTGACGAGGTGGATGAGGCAAAACGGCTCATTGAACGCGCCGGACGTGAAGTCGAAGAGATGATCGGCTACGCCATTCCACGCCCGCGTATTGGCGTGATGCTGGAAGTGCCCTCAATGGTGTTTATGTTGTCGCATCTGGCAAGCCGCGTTGATTTTATCTCCATCGGCACTAACGATCTGACACAGTATATTCTGGCGGTGGATCGCAACAATACCCGCGTAGCGACAATGTATGACAGTCTGCATCCGGCCGTGCTGCGTGCGCTGTCGATGGTGGCTACTGAGGCGGAACGGTTAGGCATCGACCTTTGCCTGTGCGGTGAAATGGCCGGGGATCCGATGTGTGTCGCCGTGCTGATAGGCCTTGGTTATCGCCATTTGTCGATGAATGGGCGTTCGGTCGCGCGCATCAAATATTTGCTGCGGCGTATTGATGCTGAAGAGGCGCAGGTGCTGGCAAATCGCACGCTTGAGGCGCAATTAACTGCCGAAGTTCGCCATCAGATTGCCGCTTTTATGGAGCGGCGCGGGTTGGGCGGCCTGATCCGCGGCGGGATTTAA
- a CDS encoding prepilin peptidase-dependent protein, which yields MLNSQRGFSLLETVLAMAIGSILLLASARFLPALQAAVLQHTRIQTLEDDLWQRLWAVAKQLQRAGYCNGSCTGQPLVISSSGECVIMQWDANSNGRWESSASSEPEQTGFRLQNGALETLRGATSCTGRGWEKTTDPAQMSVSRFNVTRRETTGYAPQLSVALTASLPGDAGTTANAVMDVIGYNL from the coding sequence ATGTTGAACAGTCAACGGGGTTTTTCATTGCTAGAAACCGTACTGGCAATGGCTATCGGCAGCATATTACTGCTGGCTTCTGCCCGCTTTTTACCGGCACTGCAAGCCGCCGTTTTGCAACATACTCGTATCCAGACGCTGGAGGACGATCTCTGGCAACGACTCTGGGCGGTAGCAAAACAGTTACAGCGGGCGGGCTACTGCAACGGCAGTTGCACTGGCCAGCCGCTGGTTATCAGCAGTAGCGGAGAGTGCGTGATAATGCAGTGGGATGCCAACAGCAACGGACGCTGGGAATCTTCTGCGAGCAGCGAACCGGAGCAAACGGGGTTTCGTCTGCAAAATGGTGCGCTGGAGACATTGCGTGGCGCAACGTCCTGTACCGGACGGGGCTGGGAAAAAACGACCGATCCTGCCCAGATGTCTGTCTCGCGTTTTAACGTGACCAGGCGCGAGACGACAGGATATGCCCCACAGCTTAGTGTCGCGCTCACCGCCTCTCTTCCCGGTGATGCAGGAACGACGGCGAACGCTGTGATGGACGTCATCGGATATAACTTATGA
- the thyA gene encoding thymidylate synthase: MKQYLELMQKVLTEGTPKNDRTGTGTLSIFGHQMRFNLQDGFPLVTTKRCHLRSIIHELLWFLQGDTNIAYLRENNVTIWDEWANERGDLGPVYGKQWRAWPTPDGRHIDQISTVINQLKNDPDSRRIIVSAWNVGELDKMALAPCHAFFQFYVADGKLSCQLYQRSCDVFLGLPFNIASYALLVHMMAQQCDLEPGDFVWTGGDTHLYSNHLEQTHLQLSREPRALPKLVIKRKPESLFDYRFEDFDIEGYDPHPAIKAPVAV, encoded by the coding sequence ATGAAACAGTATTTAGAATTGATGCAAAAGGTGCTGACCGAAGGCACCCCGAAAAATGACCGCACCGGGACAGGCACGCTGTCTATTTTTGGCCATCAGATGCGTTTTAATCTGCAGGACGGTTTCCCGCTGGTGACCACCAAGCGCTGCCATTTGCGTTCAATTATCCATGAACTGCTGTGGTTCCTGCAGGGCGATACCAATATCGCTTATCTGCGCGAAAACAACGTCACCATCTGGGATGAATGGGCCAACGAGCGGGGTGATCTCGGACCGGTATACGGTAAACAGTGGCGCGCATGGCCAACACCGGATGGCCGCCATATCGATCAGATTTCAACGGTTATCAACCAGTTGAAAAACGATCCGGACTCTCGCCGTATTATCGTTTCTGCCTGGAACGTCGGCGAACTGGACAAAATGGCGCTGGCGCCTTGCCATGCGTTCTTCCAGTTCTATGTAGCGGACGGCAAGCTCTCCTGCCAGCTCTATCAGCGTTCCTGTGATGTGTTCCTTGGGCTGCCGTTCAATATCGCCAGCTATGCATTGCTGGTACATATGATGGCGCAGCAGTGCGATTTGGAGCCGGGTGATTTTGTCTGGACGGGGGGCGATACGCACCTCTACAGCAACCACCTTGAGCAGACGCATCTGCAACTCAGCCGCGAACCCCGCGCGCTGCCGAAACTGGTGATCAAACGTAAGCCAGAGTCGCTGTTTGATTACCGCTTCGAAGATTTCGACATTGAAGGTTACGATCCGCACCCGGCAATTAAAGCGCCGGTCGCTGTCTGA
- a CDS encoding prepilin-type N-terminal cleavage/methylation domain-containing protein yields MSASLNKQRGFSLTEVLLAMLLMVMVVTALGGYHRALASGFWSASQWRQLWRYAWQQAQPDAPPLPPGWQVNRGQTTAEGCVSINVTVTSPVGRQGQMTRLFCPNRQ; encoded by the coding sequence ATGTCTGCTTCCCTGAACAAGCAACGGGGTTTCAGCCTGACGGAGGTATTGCTGGCGATGCTGCTGATGGTGATGGTGGTTACCGCACTGGGCGGTTATCATCGGGCACTGGCATCAGGGTTCTGGTCTGCCAGCCAGTGGCGGCAGTTGTGGCGATATGCATGGCAACAGGCGCAACCCGACGCACCGCCTTTGCCGCCTGGCTGGCAGGTAAACCGGGGGCAGACAACGGCAGAGGGATGTGTCAGCATCAACGTCACCGTCACCTCACCAGTGGGCAGGCAGGGGCAGATGACGCGATTATTTTGTCCGAACCGTCAGTAG
- the mutH gene encoding DNA mismatch repair endonuclease MutH produces MFALSPFTSPPESEAQLLAQAQRLAGYSLGELAALVGLPVPRDLKRDKGWIGVLLELWLGASAGSKPEQDFAALGVELKTIPVDNQGRPLETTFVCVAPLTGNSGVVWETSHVRHKLKRVLWIPIEGSREIPVADRRVGSPLLWSPNEEEEQQLRQDWEELMDLIVLGQVTRITARHGEVLQLRPKAANSKALTEAIGEHGEPILTLPRGFYLKKNFTRSLLARHFFLSGY; encoded by the coding sequence ATGTTCGCGTTGTCTCCCTTCACTTCGCCACCAGAATCCGAGGCTCAGTTACTCGCTCAGGCACAGCGCCTGGCAGGCTATTCGCTTGGCGAACTGGCGGCATTGGTGGGACTGCCGGTGCCGCGCGATCTGAAACGGGATAAAGGCTGGATCGGTGTGTTGCTTGAGCTATGGCTGGGCGCCAGCGCCGGAAGCAAACCCGAACAGGACTTCGCCGCGCTGGGCGTCGAGTTAAAAACCATTCCGGTGGATAACCAGGGCCGCCCGCTGGAAACCACCTTTGTTTGCGTCGCGCCACTCACCGGGAATAGCGGCGTGGTGTGGGAAACCAGCCATGTCCGGCACAAGCTGAAACGCGTGTTATGGATCCCGATAGAGGGTTCACGCGAGATCCCGGTAGCCGATCGCCGTGTCGGATCGCCGTTGCTCTGGAGCCCCAATGAGGAAGAAGAGCAGCAGTTGCGCCAGGACTGGGAAGAGTTGATGGATCTGATTGTGTTGGGCCAGGTCACGCGTATTACCGCCCGTCACGGCGAAGTCCTGCAATTACGTCCCAAGGCCGCCAACAGCAAAGCGTTAACGGAAGCGATTGGCGAACATGGGGAGCCTATTCTCACGCTACCTCGCGGTTTCTACCTGAAAAAGAACTTCACCCGCTCGCTGCTGGCTCGCCACTTTTTTCTATCCGGCTATTAA
- a CDS encoding prepilin peptidase-dependent protein: MKNEAGFTLIETLIAVALIAILSGMGLSGWQHWQAQQRLWQTALQVRHFLERLREEANWHNQAQRVYSARGSEGWCLLNMPSAGCATPGPLAVMPAWPEVTLLDVTPSLGFFGLRNTAWPGHIRVRSSAGEWRIVVSAWGRIRMCQNAKDDQC, from the coding sequence ATGAAAAACGAAGCGGGTTTTACCCTTATTGAAACGCTTATTGCCGTTGCGCTGATCGCGATCCTGAGCGGTATGGGGCTCTCGGGCTGGCAGCACTGGCAGGCGCAGCAGCGGTTATGGCAGACCGCGCTACAAGTTCGCCACTTTCTGGAACGGTTACGCGAGGAGGCGAACTGGCATAATCAGGCGCAACGGGTTTATTCGGCACGGGGGAGCGAAGGCTGGTGCCTGCTCAATATGCCCTCTGCGGGATGCGCCACGCCAGGCCCGCTCGCCGTTATGCCCGCCTGGCCTGAGGTGACGCTCCTGGATGTGACGCCGTCGCTCGGCTTCTTTGGTTTGCGCAACACCGCATGGCCCGGGCATATTCGCGTTCGCAGCAGTGCCGGAGAGTGGCGGATCGTGGTTTCAGCCTGGGGGCGCATCAGAATGTGTCAGAACGCGAAGGACGATCAATGTTGA
- the rppH gene encoding RNA pyrophosphohydrolase, producing the protein MIDDDGYRPNVGIVICNRQGQVMWARRFGQHSWQFPQGGINPGETPEQAMYRELFEEVGLSRKDVRILASTRNWLRYKLPKRLVRWDTKPVCIGQKQKWFLLQLIGNDAEINMQTSSTPEFDGWRWVSYWYPVRQVVSFKRDVYRRVMKEFASAVLSLQETPPKPQNAPAWRRKRG; encoded by the coding sequence GTGATTGATGACGATGGCTACCGCCCAAATGTGGGAATCGTAATCTGCAATCGACAGGGCCAGGTGATGTGGGCCAGACGCTTCGGGCAGCACTCATGGCAATTTCCCCAGGGGGGAATCAACCCAGGCGAGACCCCGGAGCAGGCGATGTACCGGGAACTGTTCGAGGAAGTGGGCTTAAGTCGTAAAGATGTTCGTATCCTTGCTTCTACCCGTAACTGGTTGCGTTACAAGTTACCGAAACGTTTGGTGCGTTGGGACACAAAGCCGGTTTGTATCGGCCAGAAACAAAAATGGTTTCTTTTGCAGTTGATTGGTAATGATGCAGAAATCAATATGCAAACCAGTAGCACTCCTGAGTTTGATGGCTGGCGTTGGGTAAGCTACTGGTATCCTGTTCGTCAGGTAGTCTCGTTTAAACGCGACGTCTACCGACGGGTGATGAAAGAGTTTGCAAGTGCGGTGTTATCGCTTCAGGAAACGCCTCCTAAGCCACAAAACGCACCTGCCTGGCGACGTAAACGAGGTTAA
- the ygdR gene encoding lipoprotein YgdR encodes MKKWAVIISAVGLAFAVSGCSSDYVMATKDGRMILTDGKPEIDDDTGLVSYRDQQGNKMQINRDDVSQIIER; translated from the coding sequence ATGAAAAAATGGGCGGTGATTATTTCCGCAGTAGGTTTAGCTTTTGCGGTTTCCGGATGCAGTAGCGATTACGTAATGGCAACAAAAGACGGCAGAATGATCCTGACGGATGGTAAGCCGGAAATTGATGATGATACCGGGCTGGTCAGCTATCGCGATCAGCAAGGCAACAAAATGCAGATTAACCGTGATGATGTCTCCCAGATTATCGAACGCTAA
- a CDS encoding NADP(H)-dependent aldo-keto reductase has translation MQYHRIPHSSLEISTLGLGTMTFGEQNSEADAHAQLDYAVSQGINLIDVAEMYPVPPRPETQGLTETYVGNWLAKRGNREKLVIASKVSGPSRNNDSGIRPDQALDRKNIRSALDESLKRLQTDYLDLYQVHWPQRATNCFGKLGYSWVESAPVITLLETLEALTEFQRAGKIRYIGVSNETAFGVMRYLHLAEKHELPRIVTIQNPYSLLNRSFEVGLAEVSQYEGVELLAYSCLAFGTLTGKYLNGAKPAGARNTLFSRFTRYSGEQAQKAVAAYVDIAKRHNLDPAQMALAFVRRQPFVASTLLGATTMEQLKTNVESLHLDLSQDVLAEIEAAHQIYTYPAP, from the coding sequence ATGCAGTATCACCGTATCCCCCACAGTTCGCTGGAAATCAGCACCCTGGGGCTGGGCACAATGACGTTTGGTGAACAAAACAGCGAAGCCGACGCCCATGCACAGCTCGATTACGCCGTCAGCCAGGGAATCAACCTGATTGATGTCGCAGAGATGTACCCTGTTCCGCCACGCCCGGAAACGCAGGGTTTAACCGAAACCTATGTCGGCAACTGGCTGGCAAAACGCGGCAACCGCGAAAAGCTGGTTATCGCCTCTAAAGTCAGCGGCCCAAGCCGCAACAATGACAGCGGGATCCGTCCGGATCAGGCGCTCGATCGTAAAAACATCCGCAGCGCGCTGGATGAAAGTTTAAAACGTCTGCAAACCGATTATCTCGATCTCTACCAGGTTCACTGGCCGCAGCGCGCCACTAACTGCTTCGGCAAGCTGGGTTATAGCTGGGTAGAGAGCGCGCCGGTCATAACGCTGCTGGAAACGCTGGAAGCGCTGACTGAGTTTCAGCGCGCGGGCAAAATTCGTTATATCGGCGTCTCGAACGAAACCGCCTTTGGCGTGATGCGCTATCTGCATCTGGCGGAAAAGCATGAACTGCCGCGCATTGTCACCATCCAGAACCCGTACAGTCTGCTAAACCGCAGCTTTGAAGTGGGCCTTGCGGAAGTGAGCCAGTATGAAGGTGTAGAACTGCTGGCCTACTCCTGCCTCGCCTTCGGCACGCTGACCGGGAAATACCTCAACGGGGCGAAACCCGCAGGCGCGCGCAACACGCTGTTCAGCCGCTTTACGCGTTACAGCGGTGAGCAGGCGCAAAAAGCGGTGGCGGCTTATGTGGATATTGCGAAGCGACACAATCTCGATCCGGCGCAGATGGCGCTGGCGTTTGTCCGTCGCCAGCCCTTCGTCGCCAGCACCCTGCTGGGCGCGACGACGATGGAACAGTTGAAAACCAATGTGGAAAGCCTGCATCTGGATCTGAGCCAGGATGTGCTGGCGGAGATTGAAGCGGCGCACCAGATATATACCTACCCGGCGCCGTAA
- the lgt gene encoding prolipoprotein diacylglyceryl transferase, with amino-acid sequence MNSGYLRFPDFDPVIFSIGPVSLHWYGLMYLVGFVFAMWLATRRANRPGSGWTKNEVENLLYAGFLGVFLGGRLGYVLFYNFPLFLADPLYLFRVWDGGMSFHGGLIGVIVVMVIFARRTKRSFFQVSDFIAPLIPFGLGAGRLGNFINGELWGRVDPSFPFTMLFPGSRAEDVALLPAHPEWQSIFDTYGVLPRHMSQLYELALEGVVLFIILNLFIRKPRPTGAVSGLFLIGYGAFRIIVEFFRQPDAQFTGEWVQYISMGQILSIPMIVAGAIMMIWAYRHRSPQHVS; translated from the coding sequence ATGAACAGTGGCTATCTGCGTTTTCCCGATTTTGATCCGGTGATTTTTTCCATTGGACCCGTCTCCCTGCACTGGTACGGGTTGATGTACCTCGTAGGGTTCGTTTTTGCAATGTGGCTGGCTACGCGTCGGGCGAACCGTCCGGGCAGCGGCTGGACGAAAAACGAAGTGGAAAATCTGCTCTATGCAGGTTTCCTGGGGGTATTTCTGGGGGGCCGCCTCGGCTACGTGTTGTTCTACAATTTCCCTCTATTCCTTGCCGATCCGCTCTATCTGTTCCGCGTGTGGGATGGCGGTATGTCCTTCCACGGCGGCCTGATTGGCGTTATCGTCGTGATGGTGATTTTCGCGCGTCGTACTAAACGCAGCTTCTTCCAGGTCTCTGATTTTATTGCGCCGCTGATCCCATTTGGTCTGGGGGCCGGACGTCTGGGCAACTTTATCAATGGTGAATTATGGGGCCGCGTTGATCCCTCATTCCCTTTTACTATGTTGTTCCCCGGCTCGCGTGCGGAAGATGTCGCGTTGCTGCCAGCGCATCCGGAATGGCAGTCGATTTTTGATACATACGGCGTGCTGCCACGTCATATGTCACAGCTCTATGAGCTGGCGCTGGAAGGCGTTGTCCTGTTTATCATCCTTAACCTGTTTATCCGTAAACCACGCCCGACCGGCGCGGTCTCCGGCTTGTTCCTGATTGGCTACGGTGCGTTCCGTATCATTGTTGAATTTTTCCGCCAGCCCGATGCGCAGTTTACCGGCGAATGGGTGCAGTACATCAGCATGGGGCAGATCCTCTCCATTCCAATGATTGTCGCAGGCGCTATTATGATGATCTGGGCGTACCGCCATCGTTCGCCGCAACACGTTTCCTGA
- a CDS encoding TerC family protein, producing MLFAWITDPNAWLALGTLTLLEIVLGIDNIIFLSLVVAKLPTAQRNHARRLGLAAAMLMRLLLLASIAWVTRLTHPLFTLFDHSVSARDMILFLGGLFLIWKASKEIHESIEGEEEGLKTNVHSFLGAIVQIMLLDIIFSLDSVITAVGLSDHLFIMMAAVVIAVGVMMFAARPIGEFVDRHPSVKMLALSFLILVGFTLILESVSIHVPKGYIYFAMFFSIAVEWLNLLRNKKNPL from the coding sequence ATGTTATTTGCATGGATCACCGACCCTAACGCCTGGCTTGCGCTCGGTACGCTGACGCTGCTGGAGATCGTGTTAGGGATCGATAATATTATTTTCCTCTCTCTGGTTGTTGCAAAGTTACCTACCGCGCAACGTAATCACGCCCGTCGGCTTGGGCTGGCAGCGGCAATGCTGATGCGACTGCTGCTGCTGGCTTCTATTGCCTGGGTAACAAGACTGACGCATCCGTTATTCACCCTTTTTGATCACAGCGTTTCGGCGCGTGACATGATCCTTTTTCTCGGCGGATTGTTCCTGATCTGGAAAGCGAGCAAAGAGATCCACGAGTCGATCGAAGGTGAAGAAGAAGGGCTGAAAACTAACGTTCACTCTTTCCTCGGCGCTATCGTGCAGATCATGCTGCTGGATATCATTTTCAGTCTCGATTCGGTGATTACCGCAGTGGGTCTCTCCGATCATCTGTTCATCATGATGGCCGCCGTCGTGATCGCTGTTGGCGTGATGATGTTTGCCGCGCGTCCGATTGGCGAATTTGTCGATCGCCATCCGTCGGTCAAAATGCTGGCGCTGTCGTTTTTGATTCTGGTCGGCTTTACGCTGATCCTCGAAAGCGTTTCGATTCATGTGCCGAAAGGTTATATCTACTTCGCGATGTTCTTCTCTATCGCTGTCGAGTGGCTTAACCTGTTGCGCAACAAAAAAAATCCACTGTAA